ATCAGGAATGAGATATTTAAGATTTAGACATAAGAGCATGGAAAAAATCGTTGCAGAGATGAAATTATTAAGTTTTGCCATAAATATAAAAAAATTAAGTAATAAAATGAAATCTAATAAACTGGGTTTCGTGAAATATAAAGAGGCAATTTAATTATAAAAAATATAATAAATAGAATAAAACTTAAAAATATTTAAGTTTTGTTTGCTATACCTAAAATTAGGCTAAGAAAAATATATTTGAATTTATTGAAACTTAGGTACTTCAGTTGTTAACTTGAACATAATAAAAGAGGCGTTTCATAACTGATTAATCAGTTATGAAACAGCCCCTTTTTTTTATATAAGATTAAAGAAAAAATATAATAAAAAACTAATCTTCATATTTTCTTCAAAATTGTTCACTATAATGGAATCAAAGAAAAGATGTGGTTAGAAATAGATTGATTCTATTATAAAAACTATATTTTAACCACCAAAAATAGGAGGAATAAATTATGAAAAATAAATTTTTAGCAATATTAGGTGCAGCAGTAATTACAGTGGGTGCTATAGGTGGTGTAGCATTTGCAAGCAATTTTAATAATGGTAGTATCTACAATAGAGACACAAATATGATGGGTTCAAGGTTTAACGAGACAAATAGAATTTCAAATAATGATTTTGGAAAAAGACATTATAATCAACAGATTGATAGACCTTCAGAGTATATGCATAGTGACATGATTAGAATTATGAGAGACAATGATGCTGTGAGACATATGGAAACAGATAATTACAATAATATGACAGAGTATATGAATAATATGTCACAAGAGGATTATGATGAAATGATTGAAATTATGAATGACAATGATTATCAGTATATGGGCGAAATGATGGAGTCAATAGACAGAGATGAAATGACACGAATGCATAATTCAATGGGAAGGATGCATGGAAGAGGTCATGGCAGTATGATGGGTAGATGGTAAATATAATAAAGGCACAATATTTCAACTAAAATATTGTGCCTTTATTTATTTAATACTAATTTACAAATACATTTAGAGGTATAAGGTATTTAAAAGGCGAAATATTATATATAATATTTTCAAGGGGTTAAACTATGGAGAAAAATATGTATAAATACCTATTAAAACATAGCTTTTGGGGGAATTTTGACTCAGGTGTAATCTTTATTTTTCTTTCCTTTTATATATGGGAACAGACAGAAAACATGATTACTATAGCCATAGCATTTGCAATTCCCATACTAATAAATACCGTAATTGATTATTACTTTTCCTATCTAAGTGATAAAAAAGACCGTATTAAACTTATAATTCTAGGGAATATAGGTTCAGCAATTTTTTTGAGTTCATATGGACTTGTACATAATATATACATTTTATATATCTTTATATTTTTCAAATCATTGTTTACTAAATTATATTTGAGTTCATTGGAGCCCTATAAGAGAGAAACTATAAAAGAGAGTGAATATAAGGATTATATATCTAAAGAAAATATTAGAGTGAGTATAGGTGCATCAATTGGTGGTTTTGCATTAATGTGGATATATATATATACCAATAGCATTCCTTTGATATTTATCATATCTGGGCTGATAGAACTATATTCTACAATATATCTATGTAGACTTAGCAATATTAATCAACGAAAAACAAAGGATAGGGAAGAGGATATTGATCTAAAATGGCTAAAAGAAATTACACTGGTTTATACCATTGAAGCCTTTGGAATTGCTCTAATAATAAATAGAATAATAATATTTTTGCACGATGCTTATAGAGTAGAAATAGAAGGTGTAGGACTAATATTTTTTGTTGTATATGGTATATCTAATATAATTGCAGCAAAAATATATGATAAATTTACAAATATGCAGTTGAAAAATATGTTCATCATATCATTTTTCCTTCAAGGGATATTGATGTTACTATTTACAAAGATAAATAGATTGACAATAATAGTAGTACTGTGGTTCATATTTGAGTTGATATCTAATATAACAGATATATATTCAAGGGACAGGATAAATAGGAGTCTCTTTACAAATATTGGTGGAAGATTATCTAGGTTTAGAGTAAGTATAGCCATAGGAAGTATATTGGGGCAGATAATTATAAGTCAAATATGGGATAGGATAGGCGTGGATCAAAGTTTTTATTTTTCAAGTATGATATTGATATTGTTATCGATTTTTATCAAGTTTAAAATGAATGCAAGTTTATTAAAGTAAAGACAATTAGTTGCTTTTTTGATTACAGCATAAATAAATGGTGCCAGTGTAATATTACACTGGCACCATTTATAAAATGATTTATAATCATATATTGTCTTTTTTAGCTAGCTTTTTTTAAAAGTTCACCTTTATATTCAGTAACAATATTTTGTTCTTTGGCCATTAATTTAGCAACCTTTGGAGATAACCAAACCATTGGTAATAGTATAATGGAAACAGGGACTGCAGTTACAACGATAAATGATTGTAAAGCATCAACGCTTCCTTCACCAATTTTGAGCAGTATTGCAGCCACAAATCCCATGACAAGGGCCCAAAACACTCTAATGCTACTTTTAGGGTTATCATTTCCTGTAATGGCCATAGATATGGTATAGGCCATGGAATCACCAGTTGTAGCAACAAAGGAAACAGTTACAAATAGAAATGCTGTTGCCATGAATAATCCAAAGGGTAACTGTTTAGTGATGGCAATCATTGCGGCAGGCATGCCAGCACTGTTTAACGCATTGGAAATAACCCCTGGATTTTGCATTTCGAAAAATATTCCTGAACCACCTATAACTGTAAACCAAAAGTTTGTAACAATAGGGGCAATTACTGCTACTGCAATAAATAATTCCCTTAATGTTCTCCCTCTGGAAATACGACTTATAAAGATAGCCATCATAGGTCCATATCCAATAAATCATCCCCAGAAGAATACAGTCCAAGATGAAAGCCAGCTTTTATCACCACGATAAAGGCTCATCTTTAAGAAGTCTTTTGTGTAGACACCTATAGTATTTAGGAATGAATCAAATATAAATCCGCCAGGACCTAAAAATATCATAGCTATAACTAATATAAATGTAAGGATAATATTAAATCTACTTAAAATTTGAATTCCCTTATCAATACCTGATACAGCAGAGATAGCAGATACTGTTACAAGTCCAAATATAATAAATACCTGGGTTAGATAGACATTTGGAATTCCAAAGAGACTTTCAAGTCCATATGCCGCCTGTAATCCAAGAAAACCTATGGGACCTATTGTACCTGCAGCAACTGCTATAATGGAAAAAGAGTCCACAAGGGTTCCCAATATACTATTTTCCATTATTTTATCACCAAAGATAGGATAAAGCAGTGTACGAGGTTTAAGGGGCATACCTTTATTGTAA
Above is a genomic segment from Clostridiisalibacter paucivorans DSM 22131 containing:
- a CDS encoding MFS transporter translates to MEKNMYKYLLKHSFWGNFDSGVIFIFLSFYIWEQTENMITIAIAFAIPILINTVIDYYFSYLSDKKDRIKLIILGNIGSAIFLSSYGLVHNIYILYIFIFFKSLFTKLYLSSLEPYKRETIKESEYKDYISKENIRVSIGASIGGFALMWIYIYTNSIPLIFIISGLIELYSTIYLCRLSNINQRKTKDREEDIDLKWLKEITLVYTIEAFGIALIINRIIIFLHDAYRVEIEGVGLIFFVVYGISNIIAAKIYDKFTNMQLKNMFIISFFLQGILMLLFTKINRLTIIVVLWFIFELISNITDIYSRDRINRSLFTNIGGRLSRFRVSIAIGSILGQIIISQIWDRIGVDQSFYFSSMILILLSIFIKFKMNASLLK